A part of Deinococcus sp. KNUC1210 genomic DNA contains:
- the meaB gene encoding methylmalonyl Co-A mutase-associated GTPase MeaB, which yields MNDTSDAASLLARFRARDVRALARAITRVESGSSDAPAILRAARTALAAAPQLPTVIGLTGSPGSGKSTLVSALIQHLRALGKTVGVLAVDPSSPFSGGAILGDRIRMLGHHADAGVYVRSLASRGALGGLSARTMQVLSVMEGFGFDVLLLETVGVGQSELDIAAVADHTVLVLTPAGGDGVQAFKAGIMEVADVLVVNKADLPGSERTVRELRAAQMLAPHDEHTFFPPIVQTVASRTEGLAALLDAVQAHRTHLGEAGLTARRLGRARFELRSLIWMRAMNAANSVDPRLLERISAGETSAEEVAEHLLGRHGEVR from the coding sequence ATGAACGACACTTCCGACGCTGCCTCGCTGCTTGCCCGCTTCCGCGCCCGCGACGTGCGTGCTCTGGCCCGCGCCATCACGCGGGTCGAATCGGGATCAAGCGATGCCCCGGCCATCCTGCGGGCCGCCCGCACCGCGTTGGCCGCCGCGCCGCAGCTTCCCACCGTCATCGGGCTGACCGGCAGCCCCGGCAGCGGCAAAAGCACCCTGGTTTCGGCGCTGATCCAGCATCTGCGGGCACTGGGCAAAACCGTGGGCGTGCTGGCTGTCGATCCCAGCAGTCCGTTTTCCGGCGGCGCGATTCTGGGCGACCGTATCCGCATGCTGGGCCACCACGCCGACGCGGGCGTCTATGTGCGCTCGCTGGCGTCACGGGGGGCACTGGGCGGATTGTCGGCCCGCACGATGCAGGTACTGAGCGTCATGGAGGGCTTCGGGTTCGACGTTCTGCTGCTGGAAACGGTGGGCGTGGGGCAGTCGGAACTGGATATAGCCGCGGTCGCCGACCACACCGTTCTGGTACTGACTCCCGCCGGGGGCGACGGCGTGCAGGCGTTCAAGGCGGGCATCATGGAAGTGGCCGACGTGCTGGTGGTGAACAAGGCCGATCTGCCGGGAAGCGAACGCACGGTGCGCGAACTGCGGGCCGCCCAGATGCTGGCCCCGCACGACGAGCACACCTTCTTTCCGCCCATCGTGCAGACCGTCGCCAGCAGAACTGAAGGGCTGGCGGCCCTGCTGGACGCGGTACAGGCGCACCGGACGCATCTGGGCGAGGCCGGGTTGACAGCCAGACGGCTGGGCCGCGCCCGCTTCGAACTGCGCTCGCTCATCTGGATGCGGGCCATGAACGCCGCGAATTCAGTCGATCCACGGCTGCTTGAACGCATCTCGGCAGGCGAAACGAGCGCCGAAGAGGTGGCCGAACACCTGTTAGGCAGACACGGAGAGGTGCGCTAG
- a CDS encoding methylmalonyl-CoA mutase family protein, which produces MYAPAAATFPQRRYNFSTLSNIEPEPLYTADDLKDWEPDTDLGYPGEFPYTRGVQASMYRGRLWTMRMFAGFGSAEQTNERFHALLKAGQTGLSTAFDLPTLMGYDADHPFSAGEVGKCGVAVSSLADMELLFAGIDPERVTTSMTINSPANAIWAMYIANAQKQGKDLNKLGGTLQNDILKEFIAQKEFIYPPAPSVQLVIDTFEWGPRNVPKWNFISVSGYHIREAGATAVQELAFTLADGFHYVEKALERGLDIDEFAPRISFFWDVHNDFFEEIAKFRAARRIWARQMRDRYGAKNPKSLMLRTHAQTAGVSLPAQQPLNNIARVAIQGLAAVLGGTQSLHTDAYDEALALPTEAAATIALRTQQIIAYETGVAGVVDPLAGSYYVESLTNQIEAAALGYIEQIRAMGGVEAGIESGFFQAEMAEAAFRYQREVERKERIIVGVNDYVQEAVQVPIQLIDPAVEQVQFGRLAQVRRERDPERHREALSLLHTAAVTGQNTMPAFLACAHAYATLGETMDVLRKVFGEYVETAVM; this is translated from the coding sequence GTGTATGCCCCGGCCGCCGCCACCTTTCCACAGCGGCGCTACAACTTCTCGACGCTCAGCAATATCGAGCCGGAGCCGCTCTATACCGCAGACGACCTGAAAGACTGGGAGCCTGACACCGATCTGGGGTATCCCGGCGAGTTTCCATACACGCGGGGCGTCCAGGCCAGCATGTACCGGGGGCGGCTGTGGACCATGCGGATGTTCGCGGGCTTCGGCAGTGCCGAGCAGACCAACGAGCGCTTTCACGCCCTGCTGAAGGCCGGACAGACAGGCCTGAGCACGGCCTTCGACCTGCCGACCCTGATGGGCTACGACGCCGACCATCCCTTCAGCGCGGGCGAGGTGGGCAAGTGCGGCGTGGCGGTCTCCAGTCTGGCCGACATGGAACTGCTGTTCGCGGGCATCGATCCCGAACGCGTGACGACCAGCATGACCATCAACAGCCCCGCCAACGCGATCTGGGCAATGTATATCGCCAACGCACAGAAGCAGGGAAAAGACCTGAACAAGCTCGGCGGCACGCTCCAGAACGACATTCTGAAGGAATTCATCGCCCAGAAGGAGTTCATCTATCCACCCGCGCCGAGCGTGCAGCTCGTGATCGATACCTTCGAGTGGGGACCCAGAAACGTCCCGAAGTGGAATTTCATCTCGGTCAGCGGCTACCACATCCGTGAAGCTGGGGCGACCGCAGTGCAGGAACTGGCCTTTACACTGGCCGACGGCTTCCACTACGTCGAAAAGGCACTGGAACGGGGGCTGGACATCGACGAATTCGCGCCGCGCATCAGCTTCTTCTGGGACGTGCACAACGATTTTTTCGAGGAGATCGCCAAGTTCCGGGCAGCGCGGCGCATCTGGGCGCGGCAGATGAGAGACCGCTACGGCGCGAAGAACCCGAAGAGCCTGATGCTACGAACCCACGCGCAGACAGCGGGCGTGAGCCTGCCCGCTCAGCAGCCGCTGAACAATATCGCGCGGGTGGCGATTCAGGGACTGGCGGCTGTGCTGGGCGGCACGCAGAGCCTGCACACCGACGCCTACGATGAAGCGCTGGCACTGCCCACCGAAGCCGCCGCCACCATTGCCCTCAGGACACAGCAGATCATCGCCTATGAAACGGGCGTGGCGGGAGTGGTCGATCCGCTGGCTGGCAGCTATTACGTCGAATCTCTGACCAACCAGATCGAAGCGGCGGCCCTGGGCTACATCGAGCAGATCCGGGCGATGGGCGGCGTGGAAGCGGGCATCGAGTCGGGCTTCTTTCAGGCCGAGATGGCAGAAGCGGCGTTCAGGTACCAGCGCGAGGTCGAGAGAAAGGAACGCATCATCGTAGGCGTCAACGACTACGTGCAGGAAGCCGTTCAGGTGCCGATCCAGCTGATCGATCCGGCGGTTGAACAGGTTCAGTTTGGGCGGCTGGCACAGGTCCGGCGCGAACGCGACCCCGAACGCCACAGAGAAGCGCTGAGTCTGCTGCACACTGCTGCCGTGACCGGTCAGAACACCATGCCCGCCTTTCTGGCCTGCGCCCACGCCTACGCCACGCTCGGCGAAACGATGGACGTGCTTCGCAAGGTGTTTGGGGAATACGTCGAAACGGCGGTGATGTAG
- a CDS encoding acyl-CoA dehydrogenase family protein has protein sequence MTLLLRDAERAAHLQRLSSELAARFRADAARADAAGELSEASMAALKASGYPALTVPTRLGGLGATLLEVAQTQETLGSGDASAALIAAMNAHLLGSLAESGGWSQALYAEVCRASVERGALANSLASEPELGSPSRGGLPATRAEQVPGGWHVSGRKTWSTGVRALDFLVVSAATPQEQVWRFVIPSAAPGVSIQPTWSGSLSLRASGSDDVLLEEVFVPDSHAIPPTPSHPAGSAWFWTAVAATYLGVGQAALDALKAYAWERVPTALGQPIATLPKVQEAAGRMELELLAARSVLHAVCHEWSEQPGGRAALLPRLAAAKSLCTNAAVSVTDQALRVAGGAALTASLPLERLLRDARAGLTHPPSDEQALAMLGRGVLERE, from the coding sequence ATGACGTTGCTTCTGCGTGATGCCGAACGGGCCGCCCACCTTCAGCGCCTCAGCTCGGAACTGGCGGCCCGCTTCCGTGCCGATGCCGCCCGCGCCGACGCGGCTGGGGAACTCTCGGAAGCGAGCATGGCGGCCCTCAAAGCCAGCGGGTATCCGGCACTGACCGTTCCCACGCGGCTGGGCGGCCTGGGCGCGACGCTGCTGGAGGTCGCTCAGACCCAGGAAACGCTGGGCAGCGGCGACGCCTCGGCTGCTCTGATCGCTGCCATGAACGCGCACCTGCTGGGGTCGCTGGCAGAATCGGGCGGCTGGTCGCAGGCACTGTATGCCGAAGTCTGCCGCGCCAGTGTGGAACGTGGCGCACTCGCCAATTCGCTTGCCAGCGAGCCGGAACTGGGCAGTCCGTCACGCGGGGGCCTGCCTGCCACCCGTGCCGAGCAGGTGCCGGGCGGCTGGCATGTGTCCGGACGCAAAACATGGTCCACCGGGGTGCGGGCGCTCGACTTCCTGGTCGTCAGTGCCGCCACGCCCCAGGAGCAGGTCTGGCGCTTTGTCATTCCGTCGGCTGCGCCGGGCGTCAGCATTCAGCCCACCTGGAGCGGCAGCCTGAGTCTGCGGGCCAGCGGCTCCGACGATGTGCTGCTGGAAGAGGTGTTCGTGCCAGACAGCCACGCCATTCCTCCCACGCCGTCTCATCCGGCGGGCAGTGCGTGGTTCTGGACGGCGGTGGCGGCGACGTATCTGGGTGTCGGGCAGGCCGCCCTCGACGCGCTGAAAGCCTATGCCTGGGAGCGCGTGCCAACCGCACTCGGGCAGCCGATCGCCACGCTACCCAAGGTTCAGGAGGCCGCTGGGCGTATGGAACTGGAACTTCTGGCGGCCCGCAGTGTGCTGCACGCGGTCTGCCACGAATGGAGCGAACAGCCCGGCGGCAGAGCGGCCCTGTTGCCCCGGCTGGCGGCGGCCAAAAGCCTGTGTACCAATGCAGCCGTCAGCGTCACCGATCAGGCACTGCGGGTGGCGGGCGGCGCAGCACTCACCGCGAGCCTGCCACTGGAACGGCTCCTGCGAGATGCCAGAGCCGGGCTGACCCACCCACCTTCCGACGAACAGGCCCTGGCGATGCTGGGACGCGGGGTGCTGGAGCGGGAGTAG
- a CDS encoding ATP-binding cassette domain-containing protein translates to MTAEAPVPLLRAEGLSRHVEGRPLWQRLRLELRESERLAVVGPSGSGKSLLLRALAGLDALEHGVVYLDERPQTRWAMPDFRSRVMYLPQRPALGSGTVLDELRQPFALKVHAGKQFNKTRAAELLTLLGRPASFLTLNLSTLSGGEEQTVALIRALLLDPAVLLLDEATASLDPEASRLAEAELLRWNEVPGRALIWVSHDPAQRERIATHHLDIQQPSSPARPSTERLPA, encoded by the coding sequence ATGACTGCCGAAGCCCCTGTGCCCCTGCTGCGTGCCGAGGGGCTGAGCCGCCATGTCGAAGGACGCCCGCTGTGGCAGCGCCTGCGGCTGGAGCTGCGCGAGTCCGAGCGGCTGGCAGTGGTCGGGCCGTCGGGCAGCGGCAAGAGTCTGCTGCTGCGGGCGCTGGCGGGCCTGGACGCCCTGGAACACGGCGTCGTGTATCTGGATGAACGGCCTCAGACGCGCTGGGCCATGCCCGACTTTCGCTCGCGGGTGATGTACCTGCCGCAGCGCCCGGCTCTGGGGAGCGGCACCGTTCTCGATGAACTCCGCCAGCCATTTGCCCTGAAAGTGCACGCCGGAAAACAGTTCAACAAGACGCGGGCCGCCGAACTCCTGACGCTGCTGGGTCGCCCAGCCTCGTTTCTGACGCTGAACCTCTCCACACTGTCGGGCGGCGAAGAGCAGACCGTCGCGCTGATCCGTGCCCTGCTGCTCGACCCGGCGGTGCTGCTGCTCGACGAGGCCACCGCGTCGCTCGACCCGGAAGCGTCCCGGCTGGCCGAGGCCGAACTGTTGCGCTGGAACGAAGTGCCGGGCCGGGCCCTGATCTGGGTGAGCCACGACCCGGCCCAGCGCGAGCGGATCGCCACACATCACCTCGACATCCAGCAGCCCAGCTCGCCAGCACGGCCGAGCACCGAGCGGCTGCCCGCATGA
- the fetB gene encoding iron export ABC transporter permease subunit FetB: MSLPISLPQLALASALLFVSVVLSWRLRLGLTRDILISGLRMGVQLLLVGLILGWVFALKHPLPVLGIGLIMTILAAQAAAGRTKRRYAALYLDSFVAIFGSSFLLTGLALWGIIRVHPWWGAQYAVPILGMVLGNTLTGVALSLERFLSELETGRGRIEGRLALGATRWEAAHSAVAASVRTGMIPTLNSMAVMGLVSLPGMMTGQLLAGEAPANAVRYQIVIMFVLATSSALGSLIVVLLAYRVLLDKRDRLRLDLLK, encoded by the coding sequence ATGAGCCTGCCGATTTCACTGCCGCAACTGGCGCTGGCATCGGCGCTGCTGTTTGTCAGCGTGGTGCTGTCGTGGCGGCTGCGGCTGGGCCTGACACGCGACATCCTGATATCGGGCCTGCGGATGGGAGTGCAGCTCCTGCTGGTGGGCCTGATTCTCGGCTGGGTCTTTGCGCTGAAACACCCGCTACCGGTGCTGGGCATCGGCCTGATCATGACGATATTGGCTGCCCAGGCCGCTGCCGGACGCACGAAGCGGCGTTACGCTGCGCTCTACCTCGACAGTTTCGTGGCGATCTTCGGCAGTTCCTTCCTGCTGACCGGACTGGCGCTGTGGGGCATCATTCGGGTTCATCCGTGGTGGGGCGCACAGTACGCCGTGCCGATTCTGGGCATGGTGCTGGGCAACACCCTGACCGGCGTGGCGCTGTCCCTGGAACGGTTTCTGAGCGAGCTGGAAACAGGGCGGGGCCGCATCGAGGGGCGGCTGGCGCTGGGAGCAACCCGCTGGGAGGCCGCCCATAGCGCAGTCGCGGCGAGCGTTCGAACCGGCATGATTCCGACGCTCAACAGCATGGCGGTCATGGGATTGGTGAGTCTGCCGGGCATGATGACCGGGCAGCTTCTGGCGGGCGAGGCTCCGGCAAACGCGGTGCGCTACCAGATCGTGATCATGTTCGTGCTCGCCACCAGTTCGGCGCTCGGCAGTCTGATCGTGGTGCTGCTGGCCTACCGCGTGCTGCTCGATAAACGCGATCGCCTGAGACTCGATCTGCTGAAGTGA